In Salvelinus namaycush isolate Seneca chromosome 17, SaNama_1.0, whole genome shotgun sequence, one genomic interval encodes:
- the LOC120062028 gene encoding transmembrane protein 35A-like — protein sequence MASPRTITIVALSFALGLFFVFMGTIKLTPRLSKDAYSEMKRAYKSYAKALPGLKKMGISSVLLRKIIGSLEVGCGVVLTLVPGRPKDVANFLLLLVMLAVLFFHQLVGDPLKRYAHALVFGILLTCRLLIARQSEDRPEREESREEHINAQENNKVKQS from the exons ATGGCTTCACCGAGGACGATAACCATTGTGGCCCTCTCTTTCGCTCTTGGTCTTTTTTTCGTCTTCATGGGCACCATAAAGCTCACACCAAGATTAAGCAAAGATGCTTATAGTGAGATG AAACGGGCATACAAGAGCTATGCCAAGGCTTTGCCAGGTCTAAAGAAGATGGGCATCAGCTCGGTGCTGCTCCGTAAGATCATTGGCTCACTGGAGGTGGGCTGTGGTGTGGTTCTGACATTGGTGCCAGGGAGACCCAAGGATGTGGCTAACTTCCTGCTCTTGCTGGTCATGCTGGCGGTCCTCTTCTTCCACCAGTTAGTAGGAGACCCCCTGAAACGATATGCCCATGCTCTGGTCTTTGGTATTCTGCTCACCTGCCGACTGCTCATTGCCCGCCAGAGTGAGGACCGAcctgagagggaggagagcaggGAAGAACACATCAATGCCCAGGAAAATAACAAAGTCAAGCAGTCCTAA